In a genomic window of Bacteroidetes bacterium SB0662_bin_6:
- a CDS encoding sulfatase-like hydrolase/transferase produces MRIPFAVAFLCLPLLAVPSAVAQDRPNIVWISAEDVSLRFGAYGDAAANTPHLDRLASEGIRYLQAFTTAGVCAPSRAAIITGMHQNGWGGHHMRTTHDAPGIPTPYHATPPPYVKAFTEYLRAAGYFTTNDVKTDYQIGNPVTIWDEHKRGAHWRSPLRKEGQPFFSVFNFGITHESQSWVTPDEETTTDPNTLELPPYYPDTPEVRRQLAKQYDNIARLDAQAGEILRQLEEDGLADNTVVFFWGDHGDGLPRAKRWLYDSGIHVPLIVRMPGQQEPGSASERLVSLVDLGPTVLSLAGVPIPAHMDGMAFLGDAEAPPREYIYAARDRIDMVYDMVRAARDKQYKYIRNFHPEKPYVQFVPYRNRSSIIQEIFRLNIASELDDVQQLWLRDSRPPEELYDVQADPHEVNNLADDPALRDVLHRMRNELDDWMLDIDEKGHLSEDQMVRQMWMGEEQPVTATPLILRRNDTDRELEAEQEGPVEIIMEAGTDGASIAWTTDEGEEVHWKLYARPIRLEPGTTTTIRAKAIRYGYAESPETMATITVKP; encoded by the coding sequence ATGAGAATACCGTTCGCCGTTGCGTTTCTTTGTTTGCCCTTGCTTGCCGTGCCGTCTGCCGTTGCGCAGGACCGGCCCAACATCGTCTGGATTTCCGCCGAAGACGTCAGTTTACGGTTCGGCGCCTACGGCGACGCCGCGGCGAACACGCCCCATCTCGACCGTCTTGCTTCCGAGGGGATCCGTTACCTGCAGGCCTTCACTACCGCCGGCGTGTGTGCGCCGAGCCGGGCGGCTATCATCACGGGCATGCACCAGAACGGTTGGGGAGGGCATCATATGCGCACGACGCACGATGCGCCGGGCATTCCCACGCCGTATCATGCCACGCCTCCTCCGTACGTGAAGGCCTTCACGGAATATCTCCGGGCCGCCGGGTACTTCACGACGAACGATGTCAAAACCGACTACCAGATCGGCAACCCCGTCACGATCTGGGACGAGCACAAGCGGGGGGCGCACTGGCGCAGCCCGCTTCGGAAGGAAGGCCAGCCGTTCTTTTCCGTGTTCAATTTCGGGATTACCCATGAGAGTCAAAGCTGGGTGACTCCGGACGAGGAAACGACCACGGATCCGAATACGCTCGAATTGCCTCCCTATTATCCGGACACGCCGGAAGTGCGGCGGCAGTTGGCCAAACAGTATGACAACATCGCCCGCCTCGATGCGCAGGCCGGCGAAATTCTGCGCCAACTGGAAGAGGATGGTCTTGCCGACAATACGGTGGTCTTTTTCTGGGGCGATCACGGCGACGGCCTGCCCCGCGCCAAGCGCTGGCTCTACGATTCCGGCATACATGTCCCGCTCATCGTGCGGATGCCCGGGCAGCAGGAGCCCGGTTCGGCCAGTGAACGGCTTGTCAGTCTGGTCGATCTGGGACCCACCGTGTTGTCTCTCGCCGGCGTGCCCATTCCCGCACACATGGATGGCATGGCTTTTCTCGGAGATGCGGAGGCCCCGCCGCGCGAATATATCTACGCCGCCCGGGACCGCATCGACATGGTCTACGACATGGTCCGGGCCGCCCGCGACAAGCAATACAAGTACATTCGCAATTTTCATCCGGAAAAGCCGTACGTACAATTCGTTCCGTACCGCAATCGCTCGTCCATCATTCAGGAGATATTCCGCCTGAATATCGCCAGCGAACTCGACGACGTGCAACAACTGTGGCTACGCGATAGCCGTCCTCCGGAGGAGCTCTACGATGTGCAGGCCGACCCGCATGAGGTCAACAATCTGGCAGACGATCCTGCGCTTCGCGATGTATTGCACCGGATGCGCAACGAACTGGATGACTGGATGCTCGACATCGACGAGAAAGGGCATCTGTCCGAAGATCAGATGGTCCGGCAGATGTGGATGGGCGAGGAGCAGCCCGTTACGGCCACGCCGCTCATCCTGAGACGAAACGATACCGACAGGGAGTTGGAGGCGGAGCAGGAGGGCCCGGTCGAGATTATCATGGAGGCCGGCACGGACGGTGCGTCCATTGCCTGGACCACCGACGAGGGCGAGGAAGTGCACTGGAAGCTCTATGCCCGTCCGATTCGCCTCGAACCGGGAACGACCACCACGATCCGGGCCAAAGCGATCCGCTACGGTTACGCCGAAAGCCCCGAAACCATGGCCACAATTACCGTGAAGCCATAG
- the uvrA gene encoding excinuclease ABC subunit UvrA, which yields MDDRITIRGARAHNLQNIDIDIPREQLVVITGLSGSGKSSLAFDTIYAEGRRRYMESLSAYARQFLGMMERPDVDFIDGLSPVIAIDQRTVSRNPRSTVGTVTEIYDFIRLLFARAGTPYSYISGAPMRKQSDDEIIDEIASFPEGTRMMLLAPVVRARKGHYRELFEQMRKQGFQRVRIDGETQEIEPGMRVDRYKTHDIEVVVDRIVIKEGIRSRVARSAETALGMGGGTLIVQAMNGPRTGDHLMSRHLFSPEDGLYYEDASPNMFSFNTPYGACPECNGLGNRREIDPKLVIPDPSRTIAEGGLAPLGKPRDIWIFNQLRAVASARDFGFDTPVGDLTETQRQTLLLGAEEEKFDIVYTYKDREVCYRHRFDGIYGYIRHTYDNTSSNTQRKWAESFMRQMACGDCAGGRLKKESLSYRIGTCNIADLVRMDLVGLRTFFDEVSFSDRQQIIARPIVKEIRERLDFLISVGVGYLSLDRAARTLSGGESQRIRLATQIGTRLTGVLYVLDEPSIGLHPSDHARLIDSLRQLRDLGNSVLVVEHDREMIESADFVVDLGPGAGEHGGHVMGATTPDALPVEINGHTSLTAAYLQGVRRIHVPKHRRNGSEKRLALKGATGHNLKGDPFAFPLGAFVCVTGVSGSGKSSLVNQTLYPLLAQRLHGARTTPLPFESLEGTEHIDKVIDIDQSPIGRTPRSNPATYTNLFTSIRDLFAQLPESKIRGYGKGRFSFNTKGGRCETCKGAGIVKLEMNFLPDVYVECDTCKGRRYNTETLEVRYKGKNIADALDMTVSEALAFFEHIPRIERKLRTLDSVGLGYIRLGQPSTTLSGGEAQRVKLARELSRPGTGRTLYILDEPTTGLHFEDIRHLLMVLDALVRKGNTVLIIEHNMDVVKVADWIVDMGPVGGTQGGHILFSGAPEDLARTHTATAGYLREELKRFDGTLEEENDRSLDLDALTSDEGGEEELAFPLPSPA from the coding sequence ATGGACGACCGGATCACGATTCGCGGCGCACGCGCCCACAATCTTCAGAATATCGACATCGATATTCCGAGGGAGCAACTTGTGGTCATAACCGGCCTGTCCGGTTCAGGCAAATCGAGCCTCGCCTTCGACACGATCTATGCCGAAGGACGGCGCCGCTACATGGAAAGCCTGAGCGCCTATGCCCGGCAATTTCTGGGCATGATGGAACGGCCCGATGTCGATTTCATCGACGGCCTCTCTCCCGTGATCGCCATCGATCAGAGAACGGTCAGCCGCAATCCCCGGTCGACGGTGGGTACGGTCACGGAGATATACGATTTCATCCGTCTGCTTTTTGCACGGGCCGGTACGCCGTATTCGTACATCTCCGGCGCACCGATGCGAAAGCAGTCCGATGACGAAATCATCGACGAGATTGCGTCCTTCCCCGAAGGAACCCGCATGATGCTGCTGGCGCCTGTCGTGCGGGCCCGCAAGGGGCACTACCGGGAGCTCTTCGAACAGATGAGAAAGCAGGGCTTCCAGCGCGTACGCATCGACGGGGAAACGCAGGAAATCGAACCGGGCATGAGAGTAGACCGGTACAAAACGCACGATATCGAGGTCGTGGTGGACCGCATCGTGATCAAGGAGGGTATTCGCTCCCGGGTCGCCCGGTCGGCGGAGACCGCGCTGGGCATGGGCGGCGGAACGCTGATCGTGCAGGCGATGAACGGGCCGAGAACAGGCGATCATCTGATGAGCCGTCACCTCTTCAGTCCGGAAGACGGGCTCTACTACGAGGACGCCTCGCCGAACATGTTTTCCTTCAACACGCCCTATGGAGCGTGCCCCGAATGCAACGGGCTCGGCAATCGACGGGAAATCGATCCGAAGCTGGTTATTCCGGATCCGTCCCGCACCATTGCCGAAGGCGGACTCGCCCCGCTGGGCAAACCGCGCGACATCTGGATATTCAACCAGTTGCGGGCGGTGGCTTCCGCCCGGGATTTCGGGTTCGACACACCTGTCGGGGACCTGACGGAAACGCAGCGGCAAACCCTGCTCCTGGGCGCGGAAGAGGAGAAATTCGACATCGTGTATACCTACAAGGACAGGGAAGTATGCTACCGGCACCGCTTTGACGGCATCTACGGATACATCCGGCACACATACGACAACACCTCGTCGAACACCCAACGCAAATGGGCCGAATCGTTCATGCGGCAGATGGCGTGCGGCGACTGCGCGGGCGGCCGGTTGAAGAAAGAAAGCCTGTCGTACCGGATCGGAACCTGCAACATCGCCGATCTGGTCCGGATGGATCTGGTCGGGCTGCGCACGTTTTTCGACGAGGTATCGTTCTCCGACCGCCAGCAAATCATTGCCCGCCCGATCGTCAAGGAAATCAGGGAACGCCTCGATTTTCTGATCTCCGTCGGAGTGGGGTATCTCAGTCTGGATCGCGCGGCGCGCACGCTGTCCGGCGGGGAAAGCCAGCGCATTCGTCTGGCGACCCAGATTGGTACGCGCCTGACCGGCGTGTTGTACGTACTGGATGAGCCATCCATCGGCCTGCATCCGAGCGACCATGCCAGACTGATCGACTCCCTGCGGCAATTGCGCGATCTCGGCAATTCGGTGCTCGTCGTCGAACACGACAGGGAGATGATCGAGTCTGCCGATTTCGTGGTGGACCTCGGGCCCGGCGCCGGAGAGCACGGCGGCCATGTCATGGGGGCTACGACCCCCGATGCGTTACCGGTCGAAATCAATGGGCATACAAGCCTTACGGCGGCATACCTGCAGGGGGTGCGGCGCATCCATGTACCGAAACACCGCCGCAACGGCTCGGAAAAGCGTCTCGCACTCAAGGGCGCTACCGGCCACAACCTCAAAGGCGACCCCTTCGCATTTCCGCTGGGCGCCTTCGTATGCGTTACGGGCGTCTCAGGGTCCGGTAAGTCCAGTCTGGTCAACCAGACGCTGTATCCCCTGTTGGCCCAACGGCTTCACGGCGCCAGAACGACGCCGCTGCCTTTCGAATCCCTGGAAGGGACAGAGCACATTGACAAGGTCATCGATATCGATCAGAGCCCGATCGGAAGAACTCCCCGATCGAATCCCGCCACCTATACGAACCTGTTCACCTCGATCCGGGATTTGTTCGCCCAGCTTCCGGAATCGAAAATCCGCGGATACGGAAAAGGCAGATTTTCCTTCAATACGAAAGGGGGACGGTGCGAGACATGCAAGGGAGCCGGCATCGTCAAGCTGGAGATGAATTTCCTGCCCGACGTGTATGTGGAATGTGACACGTGCAAGGGCCGCCGCTACAACACGGAGACGCTGGAAGTACGCTACAAGGGAAAGAACATTGCGGACGCGCTGGATATGACGGTGTCCGAGGCGCTGGCGTTCTTCGAACACATCCCGCGCATAGAACGGAAACTTCGTACGCTCGATTCGGTGGGGCTGGGATATATCCGGCTCGGACAACCCTCCACGACATTATCCGGCGGCGAGGCGCAGCGGGTCAAACTGGCCCGGGAGCTTTCGAGACCGGGCACCGGACGTACCCTGTACATTCTCGACGAACCGACGACGGGGCTTCATTTCGAAGACATCCGGCATCTGCTGATGGTGCTCGATGCGCTGGTGCGAAAAGGCAATACCGTGCTGATCATCGAACACAATATGGATGTGGTCAAAGTGGCGGACTGGATCGTGGACATGGGGCCGGTCGGCGGGACGCAAGGCGGGCATATTCTGTTTTCGGGCGCCCCGGAAGATCTCGCCCGGACACATACCGCTACCGCAGGATATCTGCGGGAGGAGTTGAAACGATTCGACGGAACGCTCGAGGAAGAAAATGACCGGAGCCTTGACCTGGACGCCCTGACTTCCGACGAAGGGGGAGAAGAAGAACTTGCCTTTCCCCTCCCTTCTCCTGCCTGA
- a CDS encoding DMT family transporter, with the protein MNPDEHKQPDLDGNGEAAWPHHVLLLIFVILWGGNFVLAEVALREMSPIGFSVSRFLLGGAAMITMLYFQLFFGAGGAERGARLFPRVHKKDWPRLLVVAVLGATLAPWLGIEGLGLTHGARASLWLALGPVLSCALGYVLGTERIGRLGYVGIVLAALGTFALAFDGFRSDKGYWFGDLLLVLALLMAVAELHFIKPLAARYGATAMVTARTAIGGMVYLVIALPALVGETWLQLGAWTWIAIIFGGAVGVGIGQWAKVRALKKLGPTRVVLYGNLVPLAALWLAWATIRTQPSALEILSGLFIVLGAICIQVLDVRGRNGNGKKDRTGLSDLLRNVAVRSGDT; encoded by the coding sequence ATGAACCCGGACGAACACAAGCAACCTGACCTCGACGGAAATGGGGAGGCCGCCTGGCCCCACCATGTCCTGTTGCTGATTTTCGTCATCCTTTGGGGAGGCAATTTCGTGCTCGCCGAAGTAGCCCTTCGCGAGATGTCCCCTATCGGGTTTTCCGTTTCCCGATTTCTTCTCGGGGGCGCCGCCATGATCACCATGCTGTACTTTCAGCTCTTTTTTGGAGCCGGGGGAGCGGAAAGAGGCGCCCGCCTTTTCCCCCGGGTGCATAAAAAAGATTGGCCGCGTTTGCTTGTCGTTGCCGTTCTGGGCGCCACGCTTGCTCCCTGGCTGGGTATCGAAGGACTTGGACTTACCCACGGCGCCCGGGCTTCCTTGTGGCTGGCGCTGGGCCCGGTGCTCAGTTGCGCGCTGGGATATGTGCTGGGCACGGAACGCATCGGACGCCTCGGATACGTCGGCATTGTGCTGGCTGCGCTCGGTACGTTCGCGCTGGCCTTCGACGGTTTTCGCTCTGACAAGGGATATTGGTTCGGCGATCTGCTCCTCGTGCTGGCGCTGCTCATGGCGGTCGCCGAACTGCATTTCATCAAGCCCCTGGCGGCTCGCTATGGCGCCACGGCCATGGTAACGGCCCGCACAGCCATTGGGGGCATGGTCTACCTTGTCATCGCGCTGCCTGCCCTCGTAGGCGAAACCTGGTTGCAACTCGGCGCTTGGACCTGGATAGCCATTATTTTCGGGGGCGCTGTCGGGGTCGGTATCGGTCAGTGGGCCAAGGTGCGCGCCCTGAAAAAACTGGGACCGACCCGGGTGGTGCTCTACGGAAACCTTGTCCCCCTTGCCGCACTCTGGCTTGCCTGGGCAACCATCCGGACGCAACCGTCCGCGCTGGAGATCCTGTCCGGACTGTTTATCGTCCTGGGTGCGATCTGCATTCAGGTGCTGGATGTGCGCGGCCGGAACGGGAACGGAAAGAAAGACAGAACCGGGCTCTCCGATCTTCTAAGAAACGTGGCCGTGCGGTCCGGGGACACCTGA
- the smc gene encoding chromosome segregation protein SMC — MYLSKLELHGFKSFADRTVLHFDAGITAIVGPNGCGKSNIVDAVRWVIGEQRTRILRSDKMENVIFNGASKRKPLGMSEVLLTIENNRDILPARYDEVQLGRRLYRSGDSEYAMNGVTCRLRDIMDLFMDTGMGAGAYSVIELKMIDEILSENTDDRRRLFEEAAGITKYKVRRRQTLGRLDATRKDLERIRDLTDEIAKQVRSLKRQAGQAERYKKARNRLRELELALAGIEYARLAEEQSKLSNETTGLNEQTTHATKQETDQADALNALREKLLACEKRLDAERADLYGYIDKRRELETERRLAEGRLESAHDERQRMQEEQETAAMRRVDMTQEIAEVEKALKEAEPALHEAEKRLTAAERGRDTRRAASEEKQQALLQLRAEERAHEEEHASQRRQLDKIVGQRDLVQKNMANAETERCEAEASLAELRALAADTETLRSRAAAAVDQTRIAFEQAAREEAHIRECLDEALDRLHRLEREREALEASARLLESMLTSYEDCSGAVQYLATSEWSGGDLNTVADLFACKDADRVALAAALGPFAGCIVVDSDHEARAAIEQLRRNGQGRATFIVLDRIPDTMASESPRPEQAASLEECVRIADRKGDSGKYARLVRLLLHDAYVVDTLDEAERLASRAARGVRVFARTGEWVDAQGVLHAGSKEEGDTLASGRLERREQLETTRRRLRAIRSDIEAAEGTIDKHRTEMAAISCEACRERLAEAERDLAKAEREATQAVFNLEAAEHRQEALTNKFEEAQAFLEETGRESKRLSEDLAQAAGNLNGVQSRLVEAETAFQAAETESRVAAGVYNDASLDALKARNRYENLRRDLDRARGRLQELHDRTKARALRIDELDRKLQQAGSRLEELATEWPGMEEQKAVLQEAVNRSEGDLQAIRKDMGTLEGALQGLRDRREQLIHQEHQRELRLTEIRTRTEALVDQVFVDFAVSLPEAVAEASILAPEGFEEEAAREEVSALRLRIQAMGSVNELALETWEEEKKRLEFLTQQQQDLEEAEKTLLETIDEINATASERFLKTFEGIRHHFRQTFQDLFGEEAVADLVLEDPAHPLETPIRIRARPGGKTSSTTSLLSGGEKALTAIALLFGIYLVKPSPFCILDEVDAPLDDKNVQRFMRMIRRFAEHTQFVLVTHNKLTMEAADRLYGVTMQEPGVSRIVGVQFDEAVRIVERASRAA; from the coding sequence ATGTATCTGAGCAAACTCGAATTGCATGGCTTCAAAAGCTTTGCGGATCGTACCGTGTTGCATTTCGATGCGGGGATTACGGCCATCGTAGGTCCTAACGGATGTGGCAAGTCGAATATTGTGGACGCCGTGCGTTGGGTGATTGGCGAGCAGCGAACCCGCATTCTCCGTTCCGACAAGATGGAGAATGTAATTTTCAACGGGGCGTCGAAGCGCAAGCCGCTGGGCATGTCCGAAGTGCTTCTGACGATCGAAAACAACCGGGATATCCTTCCTGCCCGGTACGATGAGGTGCAACTGGGGCGCCGCCTCTACCGATCCGGCGATTCCGAGTATGCCATGAACGGCGTAACGTGTCGTCTTCGGGACATTATGGATCTTTTCATGGACACCGGTATGGGCGCCGGTGCGTATTCGGTCATCGAGCTGAAGATGATCGATGAGATTCTGTCCGAAAACACCGATGACCGCCGGCGTTTGTTCGAGGAAGCCGCTGGCATCACGAAATACAAGGTGCGGCGGCGGCAAACGCTCGGAAGACTGGACGCGACCCGGAAAGACCTCGAGCGCATTCGGGACCTTACGGACGAAATAGCCAAACAGGTTCGGAGCCTCAAGCGGCAGGCGGGGCAAGCGGAGCGCTACAAGAAGGCCCGGAACCGCCTCCGTGAGCTTGAACTGGCGCTCGCCGGCATCGAATATGCGCGCCTGGCCGAGGAACAGAGCAAGCTCAGTAATGAAACGACGGGTCTGAACGAGCAAACCACGCATGCAACCAAACAGGAAACCGATCAGGCGGATGCGCTGAACGCGCTCCGTGAAAAGCTCCTTGCCTGCGAGAAGCGCCTTGATGCGGAACGCGCCGACCTGTATGGATACATCGACAAGCGACGCGAGCTGGAAACGGAGCGACGTCTTGCGGAAGGGCGGTTGGAGTCCGCGCACGACGAACGGCAACGCATGCAGGAAGAGCAGGAAACCGCTGCAATGCGCCGCGTGGACATGACGCAGGAAATTGCAGAGGTGGAAAAAGCGTTGAAGGAAGCCGAGCCCGCCCTGCACGAGGCGGAGAAACGGCTCACTGCTGCGGAGCGCGGGCGCGACACGCGCCGAGCCGCCAGCGAGGAAAAACAACAGGCATTGCTGCAGCTTCGTGCAGAGGAACGTGCGCACGAGGAAGAACATGCCTCGCAACGCCGCCAACTCGACAAGATAGTCGGCCAGCGGGATCTGGTGCAGAAGAATATGGCGAATGCGGAAACGGAAAGGTGCGAGGCGGAGGCCTCGCTTGCCGAGCTGCGTGCGCTTGCAGCCGATACGGAAACGTTGAGGTCGCGGGCAGCGGCTGCTGTCGACCAGACCCGGATTGCTTTTGAACAGGCGGCAAGGGAGGAGGCGCATATCCGGGAATGTCTTGACGAAGCCCTCGACCGGTTGCACCGACTCGAACGTGAGCGGGAAGCGCTTGAGGCATCGGCCAGATTGCTGGAAAGCATGCTTACGTCCTACGAGGATTGCTCGGGGGCCGTACAGTACCTGGCCACCTCGGAATGGTCGGGCGGAGACCTGAACACGGTGGCCGACCTGTTTGCATGCAAGGATGCGGATCGCGTGGCCCTTGCCGCTGCGCTGGGTCCTTTCGCCGGATGCATTGTCGTGGATTCCGACCACGAAGCCCGGGCGGCGATCGAACAATTGCGCCGCAACGGCCAGGGCCGAGCCACATTCATTGTGCTGGACCGGATACCGGATACGATGGCGTCGGAAAGTCCCCGTCCCGAGCAGGCTGCATCGCTGGAGGAATGCGTACGCATTGCTGACCGGAAAGGCGATTCCGGCAAGTACGCCCGGCTTGTTCGGTTGCTGCTGCACGATGCGTACGTCGTCGACACGCTCGATGAGGCGGAACGACTCGCTTCCCGGGCTGCCCGTGGTGTGCGAGTCTTTGCACGCACCGGCGAATGGGTGGATGCGCAAGGGGTTCTGCACGCGGGCAGCAAGGAGGAAGGCGACACGTTGGCGTCGGGACGTCTTGAGCGCCGGGAACAACTGGAAACCACGCGCCGCCGTTTGCGGGCCATTCGAAGCGATATCGAGGCCGCAGAAGGAACCATCGATAAGCACCGTACTGAAATGGCCGCCATTTCCTGCGAAGCATGCCGCGAACGCCTGGCCGAAGCCGAGCGGGATCTTGCAAAGGCGGAGCGGGAAGCTACGCAGGCCGTGTTTAATCTGGAAGCGGCCGAACACCGGCAGGAAGCACTTACGAACAAATTCGAAGAGGCGCAGGCATTTCTCGAAGAGACAGGCCGCGAGAGCAAGCGCCTCAGCGAGGATCTTGCACAAGCTGCCGGAAATCTGAACGGAGTCCAATCGCGGCTTGTCGAAGCGGAAACGGCATTCCAGGCTGCGGAAACCGAAAGCCGCGTGGCGGCAGGGGTATATAACGACGCGAGTCTTGATGCGCTCAAGGCGCGCAACCGGTACGAGAACTTGCGGCGAGACCTCGATCGCGCGCGCGGGCGTCTTCAGGAACTGCATGACCGTACGAAAGCACGCGCCCTCCGCATCGATGAACTGGATCGGAAACTGCAACAGGCCGGCAGTCGATTGGAAGAACTGGCGACCGAGTGGCCCGGCATGGAAGAACAGAAAGCCGTACTGCAGGAGGCGGTGAACCGTTCGGAAGGCGATCTGCAGGCTATCCGGAAGGATATGGGTACCCTCGAAGGTGCATTGCAGGGATTACGGGATCGCCGCGAGCAGTTGATACATCAGGAGCACCAGCGTGAACTGCGGCTTACCGAAATCCGCACCCGCACGGAGGCGCTGGTCGATCAGGTTTTTGTAGATTTTGCGGTGTCGCTGCCGGAAGCAGTGGCAGAGGCGTCTATCCTGGCGCCGGAAGGCTTTGAGGAAGAGGCTGCCCGGGAGGAAGTGAGCGCATTGCGTCTCCGCATCCAGGCCATGGGAAGCGTCAACGAACTTGCGCTTGAAACCTGGGAAGAGGAAAAGAAACGGCTCGAATTCCTGACGCAGCAACAGCAGGATCTCGAAGAAGCCGAAAAGACGCTGCTCGAAACGATCGACGAGATCAATGCGACCGCATCGGAGAGGTTTCTGAAAACGTTCGAAGGGATCCGCCACCATTTCCGGCAAACGTTTCAGGATCTGTTCGGGGAAGAGGCGGTTGCCGATCTGGTGCTGGAAGACCCGGCGCATCCGCTCGAAACGCCCATCCGCATCCGGGCCCGTCCCGGGGGTAAAACGTCGTCAACCACCTCGCTGCTTTCCGGAGGCGAGAAGGCGCTTACAGCGATCGCACTCCTGTTTGGCATTTACCTTGTCAAGCCGAGTCCCTTCTGTATCCTCGATGAGGTGGATGCTCCCCTCGACGATAAGAACGTTCAGCGTTTCATGCGCATGATCCGGCGGTTTGCAGAACACACGCAATTCGTTCTCGTTACACACAACAAGTTAACGATGGAGGCGGCGGATCGACTGTACGGCGTCACCATGCAAGAACCCGGCGTTTCCCGTATCGTTGGCGTGCAATTCGACGAAGCTGTCAGAATCGTCGAACGCGCGTCTCGGGCTGCATAG
- a CDS encoding Gfo/Idh/MocA family oxidoreductase, producing MISRNRRDFLKTGALLAGGLALPSIVPASALGRAGRPAPSDRITLGFIGTGNMGTGHLRQFLENDQVQIAGVCDVNRASYGYWNGGYAGREPAQQLVNFSHSKQIRSGKYSPCEGYEDFRELLARDDIDAVVISTPDHWHAIPVIAAARAGKHIYGEKPLSLTVKEGRAMSDAVKEAGVVFQTGSQQRSSERFRHACELVLNGRIGTLRTVRCGLPPGQPDFGQTGDRKEPEPVPEGFNYDLWLGPAPEAEYSPARCHVNFRWIFDYSGGQVTDWGGHHPDIAQWGMGTARTGPIAIRNARGTFPENDLWNTATDFYFEAEYANGVTMVVTSDEQRGVRFEGDDGWIFVSRGGHEVSDPAIWSTILSDQDTRLYHSDNHRQDFIDSVITGTEPVAPIEEAHRSITVAHLGNISMLLGRDLRWDPDREVVLDDASANEMLGRPMREPWTL from the coding sequence ATGATCAGCAGAAATCGACGCGACTTTTTGAAGACCGGCGCGCTCCTCGCCGGAGGGCTTGCTCTGCCCAGCATTGTTCCGGCGTCCGCCCTCGGACGTGCCGGCCGGCCGGCTCCCAGTGATCGCATTACGCTCGGATTCATCGGTACGGGCAATATGGGGACCGGGCATTTGAGACAATTCCTTGAGAATGACCAGGTGCAGATTGCGGGCGTCTGCGACGTGAACCGGGCGAGCTACGGGTACTGGAACGGCGGCTACGCGGGCAGGGAACCCGCACAGCAGTTGGTGAATTTTTCCCACAGCAAGCAGATACGCTCCGGGAAATACTCCCCCTGTGAAGGGTATGAAGATTTTCGCGAATTGCTGGCCCGTGACGATATCGATGCGGTGGTGATTTCCACGCCGGATCACTGGCACGCCATTCCGGTTATCGCCGCCGCCCGCGCCGGCAAGCACATTTACGGGGAGAAACCGCTCTCGCTTACCGTCAAGGAAGGGCGGGCCATGAGCGATGCCGTCAAGGAAGCAGGGGTGGTGTTCCAGACCGGTAGCCAGCAGCGCTCCAGCGAGCGTTTTCGTCATGCCTGCGAGCTCGTGCTGAACGGGCGGATCGGCACATTGCGCACGGTACGATGCGGCCTCCCGCCGGGGCAGCCGGACTTCGGCCAAACCGGTGATCGGAAAGAGCCCGAGCCGGTGCCCGAAGGCTTCAATTATGACTTGTGGCTTGGCCCCGCTCCGGAAGCGGAATACAGCCCTGCCCGATGCCATGTGAATTTCCGCTGGATCTTTGATTACTCCGGCGGGCAGGTGACGGACTGGGGCGGGCATCATCCCGACATCGCGCAATGGGGCATGGGAACGGCCCGGACCGGCCCGATAGCCATCCGCAATGCCAGGGGGACCTTCCCGGAGAATGATTTGTGGAATACCGCCACCGACTTTTACTTCGAGGCCGAATACGCCAATGGGGTGACCATGGTCGTCACCAGCGACGAGCAGAGAGGCGTTCGTTTCGAAGGAGACGACGGCTGGATATTCGTGTCTCGCGGGGGCCACGAGGTGTCCGATCCGGCCATCTGGAGCACCATACTGAGCGATCAGGATACCCGCCTTTACCATAGCGACAATCATCGCCAGGACTTCATCGACAGCGTGATCACCGGCACCGAACCGGTGGCGCCGATCGAGGAGGCGCACCGCTCGATTACCGTGGCCCACCTCGGCAATATCTCCATGCTGTTGGGCCGTGATCTGAGATGGGATCCGGACCGGGAAGTGGTGCTCGACGACGCCTCGGCCAACGAGATGCTCGGGCGACCCATGCGCGAGCCCTGGACACTCTGA